In a genomic window of Acidobacteriota bacterium:
- a CDS encoding ferritin-like domain-containing protein, whose translation MNFKNMARFITGKFNKQDVLATAVQYPEVLREIINRMRVGEGSEARLLLDMYAEKLPPKYAARLRQHSEDEARHADMLEALLIEIGGTPKPVDGETFMTEFQRLTGHSAQHLPSLIELLAGLLQIEKRALEMLNLLIEALPNHQVVRPVLEIIRRDEEKHLRWVDEHLKYLASLGPEHSREVELNRRRYELIDQAAFMAMTGSRLDRLKAVLDVADTFTSEVRTQYMLEHVPRVLIGTDTMQRRFTALKMMVAVQRKYHGVPPVPMKTAA comes from the coding sequence ATGAATTTCAAAAATATGGCACGATTTATTACAGGTAAATTTAACAAACAAGACGTTTTAGCAACGGCTGTTCAATATCCGGAAGTGCTGCGGGAAATTATCAATCGAATGCGGGTTGGCGAAGGCAGCGAAGCGAGATTATTGCTCGATATGTATGCTGAAAAGCTCCCGCCGAAATATGCGGCCCGGCTCCGGCAGCACAGCGAAGATGAAGCTCGCCATGCTGATATGCTGGAAGCGTTACTCATTGAAATTGGGGGTACGCCAAAACCAGTTGATGGCGAAACATTTATGACCGAGTTTCAACGGCTGACCGGACATTCGGCCCAGCACCTGCCGAGTTTGATTGAATTACTCGCCGGGCTGCTCCAAATTGAAAAACGCGCGCTTGAAATGCTCAACCTGTTGATTGAAGCACTCCCCAATCATCAGGTCGTCCGCCCGGTGCTGGAAATCATTCGACGGGATGAAGAAAAACACCTGCGTTGGGTTGATGAGCATTTGAAGTATCTGGCTTCGCTTGGCCCAGAACATAGCCGCGAAGTCGAACTCAACCGCCGACGGTACGAACTCATTGACCAGGCTGCCTTTATGGCGATGACCGGCAGCCGGTTGGACCGGTTGAAGGCCGTGTTGGATGTGGCAGATACTTTTACAAGTGAAGTCCGAACACAGTACATGCTGGAGCACGTGCCGCGCGTGCTCATCGGGACCGACACCATGCAGCGGCGTTTCACCGCACTCAAAATGATGGTAGCCGTGCAGCGCAAATATCACGGAGTCCCACCAGTTCCGATGAAGACAGCAGCGTGA
- a CDS encoding heme-binding protein, translating into MVTLEDARRVIAAAEQKAAEIGQPMNIAVADGGGNLVAHVRMDGAWLGSIDISIKKAYTSRAFDIATKDLAEHSQSGNQFFGIHASNDGKIMIFAGGTPLKRDGKVVGAIGVSGGSGEQDHAVAEAGAAAF; encoded by the coding sequence ATGGTTACGCTTGAAGATGCACGTCGGGTGATTGCCGCCGCCGAACAGAAAGCCGCTGAAATCGGCCAGCCGATGAATATTGCGGTTGCCGATGGCGGTGGGAATCTGGTGGCACACGTCCGCATGGACGGCGCCTGGCTTGGAAGTATTGATATCTCAATCAAGAAAGCCTACACCTCACGGGCTTTCGATATTGCGACCAAAGATTTGGCCGAACATAGCCAGTCTGGAAACCAGTTTTTTGGTATCCACGCTTCAAACGATGGCAAAATTATGATCTTTGCCGGAGGCACCCCACTTAAACGCGATGGAAAAGTTGTCGGCGCCATCGGTGTCAGTGGCGGAAGCGGCGAACAGGACCACGCGGTTGCCGAAGCTGGCGCTGCCGCGTTCTAA
- a CDS encoding molybdenum cofactor biosynthesis protein MoaE, translating to MTPDSSSFELSSLQIQLFGQCRALVGVSEVTLQVALPSTAALVLESLFTRHEILRPYAGKLLVAVNEAYALPNQPIQAGDEVAVFPPVSGGEPVHELTGEAYFVQVTTTPIDSDSMVKRLLRGEDGAVVTFDGVVRNNTKGRRTLYLEYEGYTGMALKTMKQVAEEALSQWAIDRIGIVHRVGRLEIGESSVVIVVTSAHRKDAFDACRFGIDRVKQIVPIWKREFFEDGDVWVEGQRPPEVG from the coding sequence ATGACACCTGATTCATCATCATTCGAACTTTCTTCGCTCCAGATTCAACTGTTTGGTCAATGCCGTGCCCTGGTGGGCGTTTCTGAAGTCACGCTTCAGGTTGCGCTTCCGAGCACGGCAGCCCTGGTTTTGGAATCACTGTTTACCCGTCACGAAATCCTGCGCCCCTACGCTGGGAAGCTGCTGGTGGCGGTCAACGAAGCCTATGCCTTGCCCAATCAGCCGATCCAGGCTGGGGATGAAGTCGCGGTCTTCCCGCCGGTTTCAGGTGGGGAGCCAGTTCACGAGTTGACGGGGGAGGCATATTTTGTCCAGGTCACGACCACGCCGATTGATTCGGACTCCATGGTCAAGCGGTTGTTGCGCGGCGAAGACGGGGCCGTGGTGACGTTTGATGGTGTGGTGCGCAATAACACCAAAGGCCGCCGGACGCTCTACCTGGAATATGAAGGCTATACCGGCATGGCGCTCAAAACCATGAAACAAGTCGCCGAAGAAGCGCTGAGCCAGTGGGCGATTGATCGGATTGGGATTGTGCACCGCGTGGGACGGCTTGAAATTGGCGAGTCAAGCGTGGTGATTGTGGTGACTTCCGCCCATCGCAAAGATGCGTTTGATGCCTGTCGGTTTGGGATTGATCGGGTGAAGCAAATCGTGCCGATCTGGAAACGTGAGTTTTTTGAAGATGGTGATGTGTGGGTTGAAGGGCAACGCCCACCGGAAGTAGGGTAG
- a CDS encoding GNAT family N-acetyltransferase, which produces MNLLETERLILRDLTLDDAEFMLGLMNQPSWIRFIGDRGVRTVEEARTYLTNGPLAMHAKYGFGLYVTELKDGETPIGICCLIKRDALPDVDIGYGFLPEFWGKGYAFESASALFEYAKSTLGMTRIVAITNSDNESSIKLLEKMGFHYEKMVRLSESEPEIKLFAWEA; this is translated from the coding sequence ATGAACCTTCTTGAAACTGAACGACTTATTCTCCGTGATCTCACACTTGATGATGCTGAATTTATGCTTGGACTCATGAATCAACCATCCTGGATTCGGTTCATTGGAGATCGAGGTGTGCGAACCGTCGAAGAAGCCCGAACTTACCTGACCAATGGTCCACTGGCCATGCACGCCAAATATGGGTTTGGGCTGTACGTGACCGAACTCAAAGACGGTGAAACTCCAATTGGTATTTGCTGCCTGATCAAACGTGATGCCCTGCCGGACGTAGATATCGGCTACGGGTTTTTGCCTGAGTTTTGGGGCAAAGGGTACGCCTTCGAATCAGCCTCCGCACTTTTTGAATATGCCAAAAGCACCTTAGGAATGACCCGCATCGTGGCCATCACCAACTCAGACAATGAAAGCTCAATCAAGCTGCTTGAAAAAATGGGATTTCACTACGAAAAGATGGTTAGACTGTCTGAGTCCGAACCTGAGATTAAATTGTTTGCGTGGGAAGCTTAG